A genomic window from Halorubrum trapanicum includes:
- a CDS encoding TRAM domain-containing protein yields MEISEKLLCLFSAEVRETDDGEYVVDVPDREIDAGSLEPGETYRVALVARDGTAASADGADASPSRNDDGPQPPVEPGEMRYVEIEDLGKQGDGIARVERGYVIIVPDTEVGERVKIEVTEVKSNFAVGEVVEEAG; encoded by the coding sequence ATGGAAATCTCCGAGAAGCTCCTCTGTCTGTTCAGCGCGGAAGTTCGCGAGACCGACGACGGCGAGTACGTCGTCGACGTGCCCGACCGAGAGATCGACGCCGGATCGCTGGAACCGGGCGAGACGTACCGCGTCGCGCTCGTCGCCCGCGACGGGACCGCGGCGTCGGCGGACGGCGCCGACGCCTCCCCCTCGCGGAACGACGACGGACCGCAGCCCCCGGTCGAGCCGGGTGAGATGCGCTACGTCGAGATCGAGGACCTCGGCAAGCAGGGCGACGGGATCGCCCGCGTCGAGCGCGGGTACGTGATCATCGTCCCCGACACCGAGGTCGGCGAGCGCGTGAAGATCGAAGTGACCGAAGTGAAGTCCAACTTCGCCGTCGGCGAAGTCGTCGAAGAGGCGGGCTGA
- a CDS encoding class I SAM-dependent methyltransferase: MKGQDWYQADEVAEEYDDVRFSGGGQLIDRREKEAVLAALGPIDPGHRVLEVACGTGRFTTMLADQGADVVGLDVSREMLEQAREKVAAAGHADAVEFLRGDASRLPFPDDHFDTVVAMRFFHLMEDPVPFAKELRRVSRDQVFFDTFNGRSLRTLYTWLLPMGSRLYSERQVAAMLGEAGLTLANEEHDFVLPYGFYRELPGAVAKPFRTLDELVGDTIPGDYVASVSYWDARVTGEE; encoded by the coding sequence GTGAAGGGACAGGACTGGTACCAGGCCGACGAGGTCGCCGAGGAGTACGACGATGTCCGCTTCTCCGGCGGCGGACAGCTCATCGACCGCCGCGAGAAGGAGGCCGTCCTCGCCGCGCTCGGCCCGATCGACCCGGGCCACCGCGTGCTGGAGGTCGCCTGCGGCACCGGTCGGTTCACGACGATGCTCGCCGACCAGGGCGCGGATGTCGTCGGGCTCGACGTCTCCCGCGAGATGCTCGAACAGGCCCGCGAGAAGGTCGCCGCCGCCGGGCACGCCGACGCGGTCGAGTTCCTCCGCGGGGACGCCTCGCGGCTCCCGTTCCCCGACGACCACTTCGACACGGTCGTCGCGATGCGCTTCTTCCACCTGATGGAGGACCCGGTCCCGTTCGCGAAGGAGCTCCGCCGGGTCAGCCGCGATCAGGTGTTCTTCGACACGTTCAACGGCCGCAGCCTGCGGACGCTGTACACCTGGCTGCTCCCGATGGGCTCGCGGCTCTACTCGGAGCGGCAGGTCGCCGCCATGCTCGGCGAGGCGGGGCTCACGCTCGCGAACGAGGAGCACGACTTCGTGTTGCCGTACGGCTTCTACCGCGAGCTCCCGGGCGCCGTCGCGAAGCCGTTCCGGACGCTCGACGAACTCGTCGGCGACACGATTCCCGGCGACTACGTCGCCTCGGTGTCGTACTGGGACGCCCGGGTGACGGGCGAGGAGTGA